GCCTAACGCTGAGTAAATCacctagatagcatgcctataggtttaaccGCTTATAATTATAATCAGTAGGCAACTGTGCAGTCACTTAGAAATTACTTCGCATAACTGCTCGCATGATTAAAATccagaatcacatagaaatcatgtctataggacctacGGACTTTAATTGAAACTGTCAAAATGCCTAATCTGTTTTCGTGCATTTGCtgcctaagtgtggaggctaatcTGAGCCCTTATTTTCTTTACATGAAAGTCCAAtttattttgtatgtcgcctaatttttatcatttttgagcaacctaagttaggtcaagaaccatccaaaatagaggtccaaacgcctCCTGGGTCATAggcaagggacgggtagtgcacgcatagggtacgatttAGAATTGACTAGAGTGATTTAGGTAAATAAcgtaaagatagtaatcgggtagcaggagatgatattctgtgcccgctgaataatataagTAACACCCCCATCTTGGGggagttgcaaagtattatttatgttgcacggggtgatcctttaggttaAAAAACTTAGGACACCTCATTCATGTTAAAATAATTCTTTCTTTATTCACTCTATTCCTCCTCtctcttagactaattcacatgatttgagttcggctgggacccaccattgtggacctcaaggagtgcctaacaccttctactcgaggtaatttgagcccttacccgatctttggtgacgcaatcTAGTAAACCCGAGTCATTtgcaataggtgccctaacacacctcaaTCCATGCGACTCTTTTTTAATAACCCTTCCTCccttttaaaagagttgtcatgaCGTCTAAGCCCGATTTTTGCGAGAAGAACGGGGCGCGACGGCCTTCATCCTTGTGACAGTCAAGTTAACTTACTCCACcaatccaaattcaaatctcaacatataTAACCCGTTGGTAGAAAAGAAACCCTTCACACAACATCATAATGATCGCACATCCGTAGTTTaccccgcaggtgataacccacctgcttagcttCAAACTGACATATCTCCATAACCTTTAatagccacaactactacgccaTCACATAATCTTCCTGGGTTTGAACTCACCACAAGACATGaaaaatctacttcgttccacatttaaacaacatgaaaaatcttttaacacactcataactcgagactatacgtcacatcaagatagaaatcaagcacccaatagtcctttttacatcccaAACAAACTCTTCCCGTCATATTCGAACCATCTAGACACATCCcatagtcacatcatactcatcatatggtCACCCAACCATTCATCGAGCCACAATTCCACTAGTAGGGAAACTAAATgacttataagtccaaaagcacatgctcacacaactgaaactaccgagcttGAGCTGTGGTCCTAATCTGGCCTTAAGAACTCTAgattggcccatcaccaaaacacagaaattACATCTTACACCTCATCcctggaatcacaagccggtgatgcacgactgatactgagcgctcacatgtGCATTGAATGCGTGGAATGAATTCAAAAAGTTATGTTTCAaactgaatcaattccgcacaataaggaaagaaagatggaaaattatcctaaatgccatgtactctctcgaagataagtatggacgtcatcataccaatccgcaagactttactagacacccGCTCATgattgtagaacctatgaacctatggctgtgataccaccttgtcatgacccaaaatctaactagccgtgatgacacctaacctcacccgctaggtaagccaaataacaataatctgattcaattaataattaaatgactctaatatactccccaaggactggtagtataaatcatgagcttctaagattagaatttacaaagatgatatgaaataaatacatcatttattcaaaatgtacataaacagatttttataaatctaaggctaccatgaacaagaggcagctacgaccggaacataggtacgtcttcaaatctATCTCACgtcgatcacaacaacatcaacatccaatatttgcatgcaaggtgcagaagtgtagtatgagtacaaccgaccccatgtactcagtaagtaacaaacctaaccttaggttgaaagtagtgacgaacctgtaccaaggtcagagtccactctaataaccaataacatctcataataatacaatttaaagcagcacaagtaataactcaataatagaatgctcagctcgtatataatttcgaaaactgtgatttttcccaaaaactttcaacaggtaaatactttaatttttaaatgtcatgaggaaaaatgcatctctatgcctgtatgtcaagtgtgcatgtcaatgcgatgcaactcagtgataaaaccatatgcatactcttagagtttcatttcactcagtcctccaaGTTAcccagtcctcccagtcactcagtcctcacagtcactcaatcctcccaatcgcttggcactcacactcagtaggtacctgcgttcaccgagggtgtgtacagactctggaggggctccttcagcccaagtgctataacaagccaatcatggtatAAATCAGTCAACCATgctgtggtgtgcaacccgatcccaaaaataataatatatatataaagccaatatggcctgctgctgCGTGCAGTCTGATCACATAATCATCCTTACAACCGAGCTCACCAACTTTGTTTTcatcaaaaatggaaaaaacctCCAGTTTATAGGAATTTTAATGTCCGAGCGCCACATGTGGTGTGGGGAGCTACCTATGGCACTGTTTCCAGAACCTTTAAAcatcccagcgccagggctagtgccccacgctaccctgggcgctggtgataggattttattttttccGACACAAAAATAGGCATAACtgtctcatacgatgtccgaattcaacAATTCATTTTGCCATGGCTCCGTAATCTCagtacggatctaatgcttcaataaaaactgaatttggtGCTCATTTGCGTAATGTGATACCACGTATTCTTGAAAAATCGTTGTCGAAACATTCTAGAAATATTCAAATTAAATTCCGTTAAacatctgaaatccacccgaggcccttaggacctcaaccaaatataccaacaagtcctaaaacatcatacgaacttagtcgaggcctcaaatcatatcaaaaatGTTAAAACCTCgaatcataccacaattcaagcttaatgaaactaagaatttttaacttctacattcgatgccgaaacttatcaaatcaagtccgattgactttcaattttgcacacaagtcataaatgacataacaaagataTTTCAATTTCCAGATTATGATTCCGACCCCATTAAAACGTCAAcatcccggtcaaactttcaaactttagattttctATTTTCGTTATTTCAAGTCAAATTAAACTAAAGACTTCAAAATGAATATCCATACATACTCCTAaatcggtcaactcttttcatttaagtttcTAGACAAGGATTGTTATttcaatttaattccgaatcatccgaaaaccaaactcgacaaTTCACTCAAGTCATAATAAAcattacgaagctgctcaagacttCGAATTGTTGAAAGGAGCGTATATGTTCAAAATGAcaagttgggtcattacacttcTGTTGGACCTCCTACAATTTTCAACATCAAGCATCCTTTAAAAGATAACCAATTCAACCCGTGGTTTGATCTTGGAGTGGAGAAAGTTGATAAAATGAACTGGTTTTATACTTTGGCACAGCTCAGGCAAGTACTCAACAACACGTTACACACATACCTTGGCATAATTTAATGATTAGTTGTAGTATTCTGTTATTTTATAAATatgtagattttttattttaaaattgtagttaaattgtatgAAACATTGATAAATAATCAAATCCATTTTTTTGCAAcacattgatgttattttatactatttgagGAAGAGAGAAAAGTATGGTCCTGCAAACAAAATACGATTTACAACCACTAACTGTATGTTCAAGATTAGAATTGAGCAAATTTATGAGAGGTATATTAATTCCCCTGCCGATAAGAAGCTTGTTGTTGTCAAACCCCAGGATGACATGGCAGAATACATATTGGGGTACCGATTACTTGTAAATGTTGCATGGGACAAAGTTAATTTTGTGATTATGCCAATAAACATTGTGAAGAAATTTTATTGGTTGTTGGATGTGTTTGACATCACCGATAGGGTTCTGTATATTTATGATTCTATGGCCTCTTTACGAAATCACAAACTTGTTGAATCTGTTGTCAACAAGTTTGTTATTATGACCCCCTTCTACTTGTCATGCACCGACTTCTATGGCAAGCGTCCAGACATCAACTACAAGAACACAAAGGCATACATTGAAAAAGGTGTTACTGACCCTCTTGACATTCAATGGTTGGTCGGTGAGATACCCCAGCAAAAAGAAGGATCACTGTATGTGTTGCTTTCCTTCTATctatttaataattatattttacatTGAATGCTAAAAGATTTCCCCTATTATTTTTTGCAGTGACTGTGGTGTATACGTGGCAGCATTTGCAGAATATGTCAGCATTGGAGAGCTATCGATTTCAAAGGAAGACCTTTATGATATTGATCAACACCATCGACGCTATGGAGCGCTCCTTTGGGATTATGCTATGAAAAAGCAAGAGCTTGGTGAAATTAGTGAAAGTGAGGTGACTCGAAGATTAGCAAGAAGAAACAGGGCATCGACTGTGAACGAGAGAACACAGATCCGGAAAAAGAAGAATTAGTTGCCCTTTTCAGTAGAAAAATTATAGCTAAAGTATTTAGATGTAGCTggattgtagtaaagttgtaggcAAATTATTTATTAGGAAGGAGTCAACTGTAATTTATTTGTAGCAGATTTGTGTTACAGTTGTTTTTCCTTTTGTGTTGTTATTTTGTCCAAAATTCTAATACACAGAATTACAACATCTGTGGGTTTTTTTGGTTAAAAGTTGTTAGTACTTGATTTCGATTTTTGTACTATATAATTTGTTTACAGCATAACTACAATTATTTCTACAactaatatacaaaaatatataatttattcaatTTAGCTGTGTTGTTATGAAAGActaaaagtaataaataaatccaGTATTTGAACAAAACAATTGCAAACCAATTGCATTAAGAGTTAAAATCTGTTTAGCAAGTATTCATTCTATGAGACAATGTTTATTCAAATTAGCAACACATTTACACCATAACTATAATTCTCTAGAATAGAACAAATACAACTTCATGTCTTAACGGATAGATTATCATCAACAGTTGCCACATGAAATCTTATACTTTTTTGCATTTACTTTATCATATGATTTGTATCTTTGTTTTTGAGGTCGCCCCGGTTGCTTTTTTCCGGTAGGTGGCTTTACAACTTCTTCAACTATATGTTGTGGCACATTCCATTTGCTTTCGTCAGGTAACGGGTCTACTGGTATTTCATAAGTCTGCAGAAGGCTCTCCCTAGTATAATAAGGATAACAATAGTTTTCATAAGACTCGTTCCTGTACCTCAAAGCCGCCAAAGCATGTGCACAAGGAGGTTCATCAAGTTGGAATTGTCCACAACTACATTTCTTGTTTTGAAGGCAAACAATGAAGCGCTTCACACCATCTACCATAGTATGGATGTAATTtgttgaagccctcacctacAATTTCATTACAAACGCACAACAAGTTGTCAGCaacaaatacaaaacaaaataactacaataatACAATAACTTTTCTACAATTAACAATATATATTTAGTTTGATGGAATCAATGATATGATGTTATTGGCTATAGGTTAATCTCGTCTTCTGTGATAATGTCCCGTTGTCCTCcaactctttgttgtattttttccCAAGGTATGTGAATGTACCCTTTGCATTCAATAATTTTTCATTAGTCCAACGTTCAAGAAGAGTCCTCATGTACTTTAATAGTTCTACTACGGGCAACTCTCTTGCATCTTTGGTTACCGCATTCAATGACTCTGCAATGTTTGATGTTATCGTCCATGTTCCGTTCACTATAGCATGTACCCGAGACCATCTGTGATAGCCAATATCGTATAGGTATGCTTTAACACGTGTGTCGatctcttcaatctttgacattctttcattaaattcatcaagcGTGTATGATCGTATCGTGGCAAAGCACAATTCACTTAACTTTAGATGACCCTTCTTGAACTTTGACTTTACATTTAtccaaatatgccacatgcaagCATAATGTGGAATGCCGATATAAATAGTAAATGTTTCCTTCAAGATACTCTCATTCTGGTTcgaaacaacacacatatttgATTTTTCTCCATATGCATGTTTGAATTGCTCAAAACACCACCTCCATGATGCGTCCTTTTCTGAATCAACAACGGTGTATGCTAGTGGTAATATGCTACCTATCACACAGGTGGCaaaaagaaatttaatttatttaataaaacttAAGAATATAAAAAATACAGTCTCAAAAATAACTTTATAACAATATTTTTATGACTTATCTACATTGCCTGTTATATCCATTGTGCTAGCTGTTAGCATGATTCCCCTATATGCCGACTTCAAGAAGGTGCCATCAACTACTACAACTGGCCTACAATGCTCCCAACCCTTGATAGACGTATTAAGTGCAACAAATGCATACAAGAAACAATCATCTTCAGTCTTCTACAATTTCACTACCGACTCCGGATAAGTCTTCTCCAGAATATATAAATAACTCGGCAATCGGCTGTAGGAATCAGCACGATGACCTCTCAAAAATTTCAAagccttttcctttgctctccaagATTGCATGTATATTAAGTTCATACCATGATCAGACAACATGTCAATTTGTATGTCTTTTGGTATGTATATTGTCCTAGAATCTGCATattttggcatcaccatgctgccAACTACCATGGCAGTTGGTTTGCATTGTATGTATGTGTTGTCCATCAAAGAGCATGTGTTCAAGCTATTGAATTTTCGAACCTTGAATAATGCTGATTCATTTATGCGGGTGGACTTGAAGTGCCACGTACAATTGTCACCAACACATACGAGGCAATAGctacataataaaaataattcaaaaaatgttaTGAAAATTGAAGCTACAAAATACGAGGTTGTTTATGCACAAAAACTTATTttaaacaatttatatacaaaaaaaacTACAACTTATCCACAATATGAAATTGACAAATAAAATGTGAATAGCTTCTTGCACTAGACCTTTTCACCCTAAATTGAAACTTATTCATGACAGAATAGTGCTTCATTACACTGACAATTGTTTGCTTGTCTTGGTAAATTTGGTCAACTTCAATTATATTTGGCGTATGTTCTGTTATGATGATACTTTCATATTCCACAATTGCCGGAGATGTTTGTATATCAATCAACTTCATTGTTCCTGATACTTCTCCAATTATGTTATAATTGCTTGACAATTGTACCATGTTAGTATTACGATAATCAGAAGAACTTGCACTCAATTAAAAGTATAGCAATTCAGACCTTTGTATATTCATGTGTTCAGTATTTGAAATAATTCTTGTAGAGACATAACAATTGAACTACATTTATtatgtagtaaaattgtagataatatgtagaaaaattataaaacactTGAAATTGAAAAACATCAGCACTGAAAAAACATAGCAAACCTGCAATTATGCTCGCATTCGACATACTGCTTTCCAAATCGAAATCATGCACAGTTATACACAACGGATATATTCctaaatttttgttttccttttttgtctCCATATGCACTCACACTCCCATATCGCTCCAAATTTTTATTGGAGGATAATGTTCATTGACAGTGTATTTGATTTCAATGATTTTTGCGGAGGTATCGATCATTAGATACTCTGCAATTGCGGAATTCAATTGACTATAATTTGAATCCTCAGTAACTTCAATTCCGTCAACATCAAAATCTTAGTGTCTCCCAACGCTATCCCACCGCCCATTAAATTGAAGCATAATCGCTAATTTTGACATTATATCGTGAAATTCAATTCGATTGTAGCTAATTGTTTACAATTGAATTGTTCAAAACCATTGTTTATGGAATACCAGAGGAAACCAGAAAAAAATAGAGAATAGAAGGATGCGATGATAACCACTAAAAATCTGCGTAATAGAAGAATTCTACGAATATGTTGCCTTCATAAATGGTGCGAGGATTGCATCAGTAAAATCTCTAAACGATGATTGCAACATTAAACAAATGTATagattttgtagataaattgtgtTTAGGTTGGGTAAATTCATAAACATGGACATTTTTTATAATAAGGTTTGAAATATTTTATAGAAATGAAAAAAATCCCTTTATTGAACTCAGACCATCTTGACTCCTCCTCTCTTAAAGTTGGACTGATTTTTAGTCCAAATTGATTCATGAATAACTTTgccaaaatatctttaaaataatcTTTTTTGTATGATATCCTATATATGACCATAATAGAAGGAaaaattttttattaataattatACAATTCAAAAGAAAA
The nucleotide sequence above comes from Nicotiana tabacum cultivar K326 chromosome 12, ASM71507v2, whole genome shotgun sequence. Encoded proteins:
- the LOC107824382 gene encoding uncharacterized protein LOC107824382, whose amino-acid sequence is MVQLSSNYNIIGEVSGTMKLIDIQTSPAIVEYESIIITEHTPNIIEVDQIYQDKQTIVSGWEHCRPVVVVDGTFLKSAYRGIMLTASTMDITGSILPLAYTVVDSEKDASWRWCFEQFKHAYGEKSNMCVVSNQNESILKETFTIYIGIPHYACMWHIWINVKSKFKKGHLKLSELCFATIRSYTLDEFNERMSKIEEIDTRVKAYLYDIGYHRWSRVHAIVNGTWTITSNIAESLNAVRASTNYIHTMVDGVKRFIVCLQNKKCSCGQFQLDEPPCAHALAALRYRNESYENYCYPYYTRESLLQTYEIPVDPLPDESKWNVPQHIVEEVVKPPTGKKQPGRPQKQRYKSYDKVNAKKYKISCGNC